In the Trichoderma atroviride chromosome 4, complete sequence genome, AGATGCATGGCTTGAACCGTGCGTAGGTGAGGCTCTGCCAGACGCATTGTGGACGGACTGGTAAGAGCTATTTCGCTGTGACGGATCCAGCGAGACATCCGCCAGCCTGGACGAAAGCGCCGCTGGCGTTATAGCTGCGCTGAGAGAAAATGCTGCCAGGTTTTCCGAGGAGCCCGTCCGTGAGTGTCCATAAAAGGGGCTGTTGAATCCAGAATGGACAGCTGGTGTCTGAAACCCGGTTACATCCACTTCGTCGTAAAGCTGGTCGAGCACGTGTTCGCCATATCCGGGAGGCGCAATTGATCCAAGATCCTGTTCAAGGGTCGCGCCTCCGGGAGCTTGGTTCACCAGGTTGCCTTGCTCGTCAAACGGAATATTGGGTGAGATAAAGATGGAAACTGGAAGAGTCGCTCGGAGCTATTGTGTGTATTAGCCAATGTCTCACCTTGCCGAGAACCCACGGCCCCATCGCCGTGAAACACTTACCTCAGAAATATGCCCGTCCGGGTTCTTGAGAGCGACAGTCAGCTTGATCTTGTGTCTTACTCTGATTCCGTGGTGGTTCAGATCCTGGATACACTGTCGTAGCTTCTTGGGCAGTTCAAGGGGCTTGGTAAGCATCCAGCCCTCCTGTCCGCTATCCTCAATCATGTCATGCCAATGCTCCTCGCGGTCTATCGCAAACTTCCAGGACGCAACGTCTCGCTCTGTTCGGTGTTCTCGCATGTTGAGACCAGTAGCTCCCTGGATGAAGCAGTCTCGTATCTCGACCATTTTGGCTGTAATGTCCCCCAATTCCAGGCCCTTTAGTAGTGGGGTAAATCGCATCTCCATGTTGATGGTGCCGCCAAAGACTACGGCCTTTTGCGGGATCACAATGGAGTATTCAATCTTGTTGGGCCAGATGTTCTCGACGCTCATTGCGTGCAGGAATTCAAGCGCGCCGGGCTCGAGTGTTCGGATAATGCGGAGGTGCTTGTAAGCGTGCAAGTCATAGGCAAACTTGCCGCGGCTGACGGTGGCCTTGAGTCGGTATGTAATGGATGCTTCGGGGATGCCCTCGACACTCTCGGCAGTGTCTCCCGGCAGGGTATATTCGAAAGGATATTCGTAGTTTCCAGCGGGGAGCGTCATGCTCTTGCCGTGCGTGCCAACAAAGGCCGGCCATCTGTGGTCGAGGATGTTGACACTTCGGTCGACTCTTTGGCCTGTGACGCCGGGTGTGCTAGATCCGGGATCAGACCAACTGTTCAAACAGACAAAGTTAGAATTTATACACACGAATAAGGTGAATGGTGGACCTTGTGACCATACTGCAGGCGGAGGGTTCCAATCAGACGGAGGTGGACGTCCTCCATGCGAAGTGGTGAGGAAAGACATAGTACCACGACGCCTTTGAGGAGCTGTCCAGAGGACTCTTGGTCGTTGCCGCGAAAGACAATGAAGTCATCGTCTAACCTAATGATCCAAGCAAAGTCAGTAGGCTGAAAGCCGGAGAGAGAATCGACATGCAAAGTGGCGGGCAATTTCCAGTCATGCCGAGTGCTGGTTGCGCCGGAGCGATAAGGATAAGATAAACTCACCTAACGTCGAATAGGCTATAGCTATGACGTCCGGTCACAGCGTTGAAGGGATTAAACGAAGGCATGGTTCAGGGCTGCAAGACCGCAAAATCGCAACAGCGGCCAAAAAGACAACCCAAGGTTCGGAGAAGAACAATAACAATAGAGATGGTAtgagggaagaggaagagtaagaaagaaggaaatccAAAAGAGAATAATCAATAAGAGGTGGAAACCCCGAAAGCGCAGACAAGCAAGACGATGGTTGGCACTAGGATTCAATGGGCTGACATGCCACGCGCCGGCCGCTACGCTACAACCGGGAcgaattttttcttctttgcttccttttttctcccttttcctcctGTGACACACACGCCCAGAGCTGAGCGACCCACGACTCTCTCGTGCAAAAACCTCCTAGGTCGCTTCGGTCTCGGTCCTATGCCACCGAGAGAGCGCCTAAACTTGATAGCGGTGGGGCTTGATAAACGCCTCAGCCAGGGAATAACAGAGGGTCTTCCGTCCAGAGCCGGTGCGGTTGACGGCCTCGCAGCTAGTCGCCCGGCTAGTGGACCCAGAGAATGCGAGTGAGAGGGCTTGTGTTGGGACTGTGATCGGATGGCGCAATGCAGGGGGCTGAGACAAGCGTGAAGCTGGTGTTGAGGATGGATCGGAGAGGACTGGTTGGTGATTTGTACGAGGAATTGGGTGAGTCTGTGGGAAGAAGAGTTGTTGTATGAGAGacaaaaggaggagaagagcccGGATCcggagaaagaagatgagatgagatgagaccTGGTCTGACCTGACCTGACCTGACCTGGCGACAGAGTTTGGACAATAAACGAGACCTGCATGCAAAACAAGCCTTGAGCCAAGCCTCGGGAAAAGGCATAATCACAAGGCGTCTAGAAAAACGTGCAGTTCGTGCAATGCATCATCGATGAGGAGGTGTGGAACTCCCGTCAACGACAGACTGCGTCGAGTTTCCAGCGCAAAAGCGGCCACCCGGGTCAACAGCCAGCCATGGCGCAGCCGCATCCGTATCTGCACGCGGAACAATCAAGGTGCCCGTGCAAGAATATTACTCCTACGGGTATAAAGTCTGTGTTGGCTCCACGACACGCATGCCCGATCGAGCATCAAATACCAAGCCGGCAGTTTCCTGCCTCTTGTGGGTgggacaaaggaaaagaagcccCCCCAGCGGGAATGAAAGCGATCTCCGCGCGGGTCAATGCCCGGCTGCAAAGGAAAATCATGGTTTCgtgtactgtactgtagcattAGCAGAAGGACAGGCGCGCAGCACATGCCTCGTGCCTCGTACGTGCAGCAGGCCAAACAGGCCACAACGCAGTCATGATGATCACAGTCTCGACGAACGCCGGGATGCCGAGTGCCGGGGCGGGTTCGGTGGGTTTTGGCGTGGGCGGCTTGACACATGCCAGCgcatgggaaaaaaaataagaaatcGAGGCGGCATGGCATGGGCTTCCAACTAGAGAAAATCGAAGCCTGGATGGAAGCCCGAAAACGGAGAAAGTCGCCGCCAGCCGAAACAGGTACCAGCTAGAGCCACCCGCCCATGAGTCGTGGCGGCGCAAGGGGAAAAGGCCTGTCAAGATGACGCTGGGGCGTTTTGTGCACGCAAACGGCACGGCATTTTTTGAAAAATTTGCGTGTTTTTGCTCttattctcctttttttgaGTTTCGCCGCCAGTGCTGGCCCTATGGGGGCTAATAATATGACACATGGAGCCTGGTGGATTGCGTTTTATGGAACAAAGGGCTTTAAGCTGAGCTGGATCTATAAACGGAAAAATACTTGCGTAACGAGTATCACCAGCTGCGCGGGTCTCTATTGCTAACACGCAAATGGACTGAAACGCAGCGATAAAGCAACGACCTAATAATCTTCACAGCTACCTTTAGCTACATAAGAGTCATTAATAGCTCAAATATCTCGACGACTAGTAGCCTTCATTTACCAAATGGACCCGGCATCGGACCGTCACACAGatggacaaaaaaaagctttttcaATTAGGCAACTCAGCCGGCATTTCAATGTGACAAGACGGCTATTTGCTCGACGTGCGACCTCTCGGAATTCCAACCATCTCCAAGACCTTGGCAACACCGTTTCAGTTGCCTACAATCTGGAATCAGGAGGCTGTgctgctcttcctttttccctcAGCTGATGGCCAATTGCAGGCTTACGGGATAATATCTCTCACTGCCAGCTGACCCTCTGGTTAAGATATCATATATTACGCATGATATGAGCAAACTTGACTCTATCTGCCTTGTGTGTTGGCTGCGTATTGATAAACTCAGCCTCCAGCTCAGTCAGCAGTCGATCTGGTTATTTATATAGCCGGAATAACTGCTGCTATTGGGCAGTACGATTATCTATACGCCTTCAATACATCGGTACGCTTGACCAAGAGTTATCAACGCTACCAACAGTAGTGTAGTCTGTAGTCCACAGTGGCTTGCCCTATATCATGGCATCATATACCGCTCCTCCACTGCTGGACCTACAGCGTATTCGTAAGGCTTAGatctcatcatctcgagATGCCGTCCATCCTGATAATCCAAGTAAGCCGCCATGTAGGTCATGCCAACCTCATCATCACATGTTGTCCAGCTTTTCCACTGCCGAAATAAACAGCGTCACCTACCGATCCAATGACATCTCCATTCTACGCATCGTGCAAAAGAGCAATCAATCCATCAGAACAGCTCGTGCCGTATCAACACGCCCGCAGCTAGTACAGTAGTTCCAGCCTCAACAATGACCATCTTATCACAGGGCAAGCTTCAACGAGCCCCCCATGTGTTGACCAGGGGCGGACGCCCATTAGCGGTTCCCTTCCCTCGCTATCTAGAGAGGGTCCATCCAGCCTTGATACCCGCCCTGTCTGATCTGTTGATAGCATCAGTGGAACACGACAGGCGGGCCGAGCAAAATGGACCCCTGCGGCGGGTAGTGCAAGTCTCATCCACCTTTCTCAAGAAGCGAGCTTTGCAAAAAATAGCAACTCTAGCGAGAGCATAACAAATACTAGCGTCAAAGAGATAagagaaaattaaaaacacACTTGACACGAGGCAAATTCCGCCCACCGCCTCTCAGCTGATGGACGGATTTACCAACAAGACAGACCCATTATTCAAGGGAaaattttccctttttttttttttccttcaagCTCCTCCCATCGTAAACACTAGACAAGGcagtaaaattactaaagAAACTCCCTGTCcgtgataaaaaaaaaaagaacaagcccCATAGTGGATTTGAGGATCTACGAATCCTAGATTGCGCCTTGAGCACGAGATATGACAAGGCCCCTCCAGCTTTGCAACGttaacatttttttttttcaagtcTGGTCTTTTACCGTGAAATCCCGGTTGGAAACACGGCGAGTGTCGAATCACAAAGGAGTTCTTTTGGAAATTTTCTGTATTGAGTCTCGACTTCCAATGCCCCTTTTGTTAGGGCTATTTACCTCGTGCTCCTTAAGAGTGATAAGCAATGATTACTATACCTCAAAAGCTATGATTCTAGTACTCTCTCTTCATGCCGGAACCCACATGTAGCCGCCGGCAACAGCTCAAGCTCGCTTAAAGCTCCGACTCGTCGATTTGCATGCTCCCTAGACCCAGAAGCTCTAAACTGATCGGCTGGCTAGGGGCTTCAGGTGTTTCCAATAGTCACAGTCGACGGAGGCTACAAAGTACCTCCATCTGTCTTGCGGAGTAGATTTCCCGTAATTGCACCGGCCACTTGAGTCGGCATTTCGCCGAAGtagcctttcttcttctttttgtttgagGGTTGCCAATAAATCCCATTTTTCTGTTTTGAGATATTAATGCTGCCTGGAAAGGTGGCGCCACGGCATGGTTCGACGCTGCATCATGACATATGTAGGCAACATATGATCAAGATCAGATGCGATAAATTGCCGCTTGCCAATCGAAAAGGGTaaatgaaaaaagaaaaaagagacaaaaaaatttaaaattctCCTACTGCTACCACACAGCGTTGCATTGCAATATCAAGACACAACCCCACGCTGCGATTCGTCTAGCCTTCCAGAATCGGGTCTCCGTGACGGCAAATCTTCAACATGGGATGCAAAGCCGAAAAAACATGCTTTCGATGctagaaagagagagagatctTCCCACCCTCCCCCCTGCTTCTCTAGTGTCCTCGGTTGACGAGCaccttttctattttttccCAAATTTTGCACATGGGCAACTCTGCCCGTCTCCTCCGTATCGCCAGAGCCGATACGAAGCTCGGCGACTCTGCCGACACGTGCGAGGATTGTTGATAGAGTACCCGCCGCTTATCAGGTCATCGCCCTACTGGGTATTCCGAAAGACAAGGGGGGTCTGCCGCTAGCTTTTCGGTGCCTTCGGGTCAGCATGGCAGCGATAGCGACACAAGCTGAGTGAGGCTCATGAGAGTGTATGTTCGTTGAATGACTAAGATTGTGGATGCAAGTACCTTGTTGCAACAAGGTCAAGACGAGGTTGAGTGATGAAACCGTTTCCAAACCAAAATATACGCgtcttaaagtattaaacAAGAAAGACTACACAATTAGAATTAGAGCATTCCCTCCGATGCCTTGATAGCAGTCATGCTGGAAAACTCCAAGCAAGAAGAGATCCTCGCTCCCCTCAAAATTATACCCAACGCaaaacagaaacaaaaaaagatttaatcaaaataaaagtaataatcCGCCCAAGTGGGAAAAGCGCCATCGAAACTCCCGGTCCATCTACCGTCTATCCTTCAAGCCTTTTCCTCGTTGCCCGTTGGGACGCCTGGTCGGTTCCAGGTTCTTACGTGTCCTGCAGGGTTTGCCTCCGTTAGCTCAAATCGAACAGATACTAAGGCGATCAGATTCGCATGTGAAGGGATCCTACCTTGCTTGCAGCTTGTGATAACGGCATCCTCGGTGAAGGCTAGCCAGCACGCAGGATGGCTATCAACCACGTGCGTCTGTGGCGCCATCGAGTTAGTTTGATACCGACTTCATCACTATTGGTTGTTAGGTACTTACCAGTACAGGTGGCAGCATTGGAATTACCGCCCGCGGCTGAACGGCATGCTCAATCACATTCTCTTCCCATTCATCCTCTGGGATGGAGCCTTTGCCGTCCGAATTCATGGACATGTTGGTGTCTGTTCTATGCGGAGCCGTGAATTTCGACGATACCGACCCTCGGTGGAGAGTAGGTGCCTGAGAAGGGGGAAATGCACATGTCAGCAGCAGTGATTAGATGCAAGTAATAGTATACCAATCACTCACAACAGTCTTGGGGCGATGCAGCATGCCCACGCTAAAATCCCAGAGACATAGTCGTCCATCCTCTCCTACGCTACCAAAGCGGTAGTTTCGGTCGTCACATCGCCACAAGTCGAACGCCAGCGCAGAAACCCAAGATCGGTGGCCCTGGCATCGGGCGACTAATGCTTTGTCTGCGATTGACCAAATAGATATCAAGTCATCTTGACCGCCAGTTAGAACGTATTTGCCATCTGGTGTCCAGCAAACACATGATAGTCCACCGTAGTACGAATGATATAGGTGCAAGAGCCTATTTACCAGTCAGTATGCCGGCCTCAAGAAACCACCATCCCGTGGCGCCATGACTAGACTCACTTTTCTGAGAGATAATCAATGACTCTCAATGTTCCGTCCTCAGACACAACTGCAAGATGTCTATTATCAGGAGAGAACGAGAAAGCATTTATCCGTTGGTTCGATAGCTTCCACGCGGCTACTGGGTTAGTCTTTTGGTTCTTGGAGTGCACCGATTTGTTAATCCTGATACCCCTGATGCCATTGCTAATAGCGGATCCATTGGAAAGCTCTCCCTCGCTCCCGCTGCCACTGGCAGtcagcccttcttcttctggattgAGATgaccgtcttctttttctttatcgTATACCACTAGAAGGCCATCCATGTGAGCAGCAAGGAAAAGGTTTTCGGACCCAGGAATCCATCGTATTTCAGCTACGGGCGTATTGTTGATTATCCCCTAACAACGTCAGCAGCCGCCTCGGCTAAATTTGGATGGTAATCATCCTTACGTTTTTGTTCAGACGTGTATATCGCTGAGAAATGGGCTCCCACCAGATGATTTCGCCAGTAGAGAATCCCATAATCACATCAATATGAGAAACGCTCTTTGTCACCATGTTGACATCGTGGCATAGGCAGTGAGCCTTGGTGAACAGAATCTTGGTCAAATAATCTTGCTAGAATGGTCGTTAATATGACCCAGTAACACGTTTTGTGGCATGTCCCGCACAGCAAGAACTTACCTTTGTCGGCGATGACATGTCCAGCCACTGAAATGCCCTGTTAATATTGGCAAAGGCAAATAGTCCATCAAGCGGTCGTTCCGTCAGCTTTCGCGCCAAACTATCATTAACAATGACACgcgagatgaaagaagagtTGCTCTTGGTAACATTattcttgggcttcttctttttgtttacGTCCTTCGAGACCGTAGGTGCTAGCAGTGAGTTTCCTTCGCCAAATGCGGGAGCAGAGCCGAATGTAGTAGATGCAGCTGGGCCCTCGCTCGACGCCGCGCGGCCATCGTCGCTACTCATGCCGCCTTCAGTCGAGTATCGGCTTTCGCTGGGATGTTCTTGAATACTCAACGTCCCACCAGTCAACGACAGCGTCGTAGCAGAGGGACCTCTGTAGAAGAAGGGAGGTGGCCGGGACTCCAGACTAAGAATCGACATTTTTGTTCCGGCAGTCGCAGGCTGAGGGGTCGTAGCCAGGGGATTCGGGTTGACGACAGGCGCCTCGGACGGATGGGGTGGCGGCGTGGCCAGGTTCAAGTCTTCCTTGAGCACGTATGTTCCTGTACGCCCTCCTGTCAGCTGGAGATGTCACATCTGTGCTGCCGCATTGCGGTTGGCCTACCCTCTCCTACCAGGAACCGAAACTCGGGTCCGCTCGGGTTCGACAGTGTATTGTTGGTCTCGATCAGGGGCACGACGCCCCCGAGGCCGACGCCATAGGCGCCAGCGGGATAccgcggaggaggaggtaAAACACTGCTCTTGTTAGTCGCGAGCATTTATCAGCTGCAGACTCAGCAGACCGGgaggccaaagacaaagggcCAATACGCACAACATATCGGCAATGTACTAGAGTATAGCCTGTCACAAAGAAAATGCAATATTCGTCAGAACGAAGCCCCGGCGAGGAGGATTGCGTCTCGTATCTGATGAGGCAGCCGGTGATGAAGGAGTCGCAGTTGTCGCGCAAAAAGGCCTGCTTAATCGATTCAAGGTACGCACGTCGTAATGACGAAAGGAGCGGGGTGAACGGCGAGGCAAACGACACGGACGGGGGTCGCGAGGAAAGCTCGAATTATCTGCTGCTCGAAACGAAGCGGTCGACCTGAAGCACCAAGAGGAATGGATTCGAACATCCCCCAACAACGGATGGAATTGCGACGCCGTTGCTAGCCCGGCCTCTTTATCCGGAGAGCTGATAGACTGCTGGACTAGGACCAGGATGGAGGAATAGCGTGTGGGGTAACGAATTATAGGCGACCAGTGATGCTCTCGGTGGGGATTTGGGCGATGCCTGGACGCTCAATGGCTGGTGCGCACATGGAACGGGCAACCGCTGAACCACTAAACCCTAAGATGTTCTTCGAGCAGCGAATCCATAGGCCCAAGCTCCTTATTATCTGTCCCATATTAGACGAGATGATGTTGTGCTGGCCGCAGCTAGGGTTGAAATGATGACAGCTGGATCTAGCTTTTGCTATCTACATATGATGGTATCTTGTACCCAGTAAAGCTCCCTGGAAATTGCCTCATCAGACAGAACACGGAGCAAAGCAAACGCAGAGCATGGGTCAATACACAGCAGGATGCTGTGCTAGCTGCTGTCCACACCACTTCTAAATCCATTACTGTAGCATTAGGGGTCCCCCCCATTATTTCGTGTCCTCCCATCTACTAGGTGTAGCAGaaacaggcacaggcacaggcgcTCTCCAGGCGTGCGTAACGCgaacaccaccaccagccagCACTAACACCAAGCGCCAAAACTGCGTCAGGCGCTCGGCCCACAGCGCATCATGCGTCACCGCCTGCCAAATCAGCCCATGCCATCCATCCCACGCAGCCCCGCGGGCAATTTAGCTGCAGCAAAGCATCCTGCAACCGCGCATGGGCTGTGACGTGGAAGCACCAGAATTCCCATCTCGTCGCTGTGGCTCcactggcagcagcaactcgATTTCTACGGCTACTATACGTTGACGCCTGAATTGATTGATACCCGGACCTCGTTGCTGCGAGGGATATGGCCCTGAGGTAACCCCAACTCTGGCATACCAGGCTTCAACTATAGAGCTTGCACAATGCCGACAGCAGGTAAGCACCGAGTCGATTCACCTGTCGCAAACCATCATCTGAAGCCTCATTGGGACGATGCTTGATGACTACGAGCCTTTGGCTGAATTGAGCTGACATGATACTTAATTCTCTCAGTGCGCATCTGCGTTTGCGGCGACGAGAGCACAGGCAAATCCAGCCTGATTGCATCTCTTGTTAAGGACCAGTTCATGACCAACAAGATCCAACCCGTCCTCCCCCAAATATCTATCCCCCCCAAGCATCGGAACGCCAGAGAACGTCACTACGACAATTGTTGATACTTCGGCCCGGCCCCAGGACCGAACGACTCTGCGCAAGGAAATCCGGAAATGCAATGTTATCCTCCTTGTGTATGCCGACCACTATAGCTACGAACGTGTAGCCCTGTTTTGGATGCCCTACTTTCGATCACTGGGCGTCAATGTTCCGGTTGTGCTATGCGCAAACAAGTCAGATTTGGTGGGCCAGAGCAGCACGTCGcaggtggtggaggaggagatgctTCCAGTCATGGCTGAGTTTAGAGAGATCGACTCATGTATCAGGACCAGCGCAAGGGAGCATCGCAACGTCAACGAAGTCTTCTTTCTATGTCAGAAAGCCGTGACCCATCCGATTGCCCCCCCTCTTCGATTACAAAGAAGGCCATCTAAAACCGGCGTGTGTCGATGCTTTGAAGCGGATATTTTACCTTTGCGACAAGAACCAAGACGGCTACCTCGATAACCAGGAGATGCGAGACTTTCAATCTCGGTGTTTTGATAAGCCTCTTACAGACGATGAACTCGAAAATATCAAACTCTCCCTGTCTAAAGCACTTCGGGGCGCAGATCTATCAAAGGGTATCGATCTGAGAAGCTTCTTGCAACTGAACAAGATGTACGCCGAGAAAGGCAGACATGAAACCATCTGGATCATATTGCGCAAATACCACCACACGGATAGTCTAAGCTTGGAAGAAAACTTTCTCCATCCAAAATTTGAAGTCCCAGAGTTTTGCTCGGCCGAGCTCAGTCCAGCTGGCTACCGGTTCTTTGTAGATCTATTTCTGCTCTTCGACAAAGACAACGATGGTGGCTTGAATGACGAAGAACTCGAGGCTCTTTTTGCTCCCACCCCTGGACTACCACCATCCTGGTCAGACTCTGCCTTTCCATCCTCAACAGTCAGAAATGAGGGCGGGTACATTACACTTCAAGGTTGGCTGGCACAATGGAGCATGACCACCTTTTTAGAGCCAAAGACGACTCTAGAGTACCTGGCCTACCTCGGTTTCGAGCCCCCTAACCCAAAAGACCCAATTACCTCAGCACTCAAGGTTACAAAGCCGCGCaagaggcggaggcggcccGGCCGTGTCGAAAGGAACGTCTTCCATTGTTACATTCTCGGTGCGTCGGGGGCGGGCAAAT is a window encoding:
- a CDS encoding uncharacterized protein (EggNog:ENOG41), whose protein sequence is MFVLPPPPRYPAGAYGVGLGGVVPLIETNNTLSNPSGPEFRFLVGEGTYVLKEDLNLATPPPHPSEAPVVNPNPLATTPQPATAGTKMSILSLESRPPPFFYRGPSATTLSLTGGTLSIQEHPSESRYSTEGGMSSDDGRAASSEGPAASTTFGSAPAFGEGNSLLAPTVSKDVNKKKKPKNNVTKSNSSFISRVIVNDSLARKLTERPLDGLFAFANINRAFQWLDMSSPTKQDYLTKILFTKAHCLCHDVNMVTKSVSHIDVIMGFSTGEIIWWEPISQRYTRLNKNGIINNTPVAEIRWIPGSENLFLAAHMDGLLVVYDKEKEDGHLNPEEEGLTASGSGSEGELSNGSAISNGIRGIRINKSVHSKNQKTNPVAAWKLSNQRINAFSFSPDNRHLAVVSEDGTLRVIDYLSEKLLHLYHSYYGGLSCVCWTPDGKYVLTGGQDDLISIWSIADKALVARCQGHRSWVSALAFDLWRCDDRNYRFGSVGEDGRLCLWDFSVGMLHRPKTVAPTLHRGSVSSKFTAPHRTDTNMSMNSDGKGSIPEDEWEENVIEHAVQPRAVIPMLPPVLTHVVDSHPACWLAFTEDAVITSCKQGHVRTWNRPGVPTGNEEKA